In Musa acuminata AAA Group cultivar baxijiao chromosome BXJ2-10, Cavendish_Baxijiao_AAA, whole genome shotgun sequence, a genomic segment contains:
- the LOC104000827 gene encoding pathogenesis-related genes transcriptional activator PTI6: protein MRGNLNRTENSYLGAMDVALLMVPIKRTEHIDVTQKTLPWGQYHRHSDVARPSTIRIFCDDYDATDSSGDEGCRRRIRRYVQEVRFQARFEAVGKSKPARKRKAAGPAVAASSSGEAERRFRGVRRRPWGKYAAEIRDPLRRVRVWLGTYDTAEEAAKVYDSAAIQLRGPDATTNFSRPPAAAAASTAPPKKCLSSSNLTSISGGHDSSEESRNLSSPTSVLRSFSSFAVSTTTSMEGAETPWLQPATTDSDASGSMPTTERSLPGLLSGLLPFDEAMLHDEFHDLGATKPSLFDDDARVGPLAGDLNHIFLGTDLDFGSSTWQGGDDYFQDIVDLFPIEPLAAV from the coding sequence ATGCGAGGAAACTTAAATAGAACAGAAAACAGCTACTTGGGAGCCATGGACGTTGCTCTGTTAATGGTGCCCATTAAGCGAACGGAGCACATCGACGTCACCCAGAAGACCCTCCCGTGGGGCCAATACCACCGGCACTCCGACGTTGCCAGACCAAGCACCATCAGGATCTTCTGTGACGACTACGACGCCACCGATTCCTCCGGTGACGAGGGATGCCGCCGACGCATTCGGCGCTACGTCCAGGAGGTGCGCTTCCAGGCCCGCTTTGAGGCCGTCGGCAAGAGCAAGCCCGCCAGAAAGCGGAAGGCCGCCGGCCCCGCCGTCGCTGCGTCCAGCAGCGGCGAGGCGGAGCGCAGATTCCGCGGCGTCCGCCGGCGGCCGTGGGGCAAGTACGCGGCGGAGATCCGCGACCCGTTGCGGCGCGTCCGGGTGTGGCTCGGCACGTACGATACCGCCGAGGAGGCCGCCAAGGTGTACGACTCAGCCGCCATCCAACTCCGTGGCCCCGACGCCACCACCAACTTCTCCCGTCccccggccgccgccgccgcttctaCCGCACCGCCAAAGAAGTGCCTCTCCAGCAGCAACCTCACCTCCATCTCCGGCGGGCACGACTCCAGCGAGGAGTCTCGCAACCTCTCCTCCCCAACCTCCGTCCTCCGCAGCTTCTCCTCCTTCGCGGTCTCCACAACAACGTCCATGGAAGGCGCCGAGACGCCGTGGCTTCAGCCGGCAACTACGGACTCCGACGCGAGCGGCAGTATGCCCACCACCGAGAGAAGCTTACCGGGGCTGCTCAGCGGCCTTTTGCCCTTCGACGAGGCGATGCTCCACGACGAATTCCACGACTTGGGAGCCACAAAGCCAAGCCTTTTCGACGACGACGCGCGGGTCGGCCCATTAGCCGGCGATTTGAACCACATCTTCCTCGGCACGGACCTCGACTTCGGCTCGTCGACGTGGCAAGGAGGAGACGATTATTTCCAAGATATCGTCGACTTATTCCCGATCGAGCCGCTCGCCGCCGTCTGA
- the LOC104000826 gene encoding NDR1/HIN1-like protein 6 — protein MAEEKPTSKPALQRPPGYRDPAAAPPGVPRPPPRRQPLPPSFRRPGKPLPRHRRPRRSCCCRICCWASAVALVAAALFAVATALAYLWFQPHLPSFRLAYLNATQLRVAARPDGTFLDVATHVGILATNPNGRLVLEYGDGEARMAVADDDGDVAVGTAAIAGFEQGRRNRTLVRFAAAVKGVAVDEVSGARIRAGFRSKEVRFLVEVRTRLGVRVGGKNTGKVPIRVGCGPVSLKQGVSGGTLPKCRFYFLRWINLR, from the exons ATGGCGGAAGAGAAGCCGACCTCGAAGCCGGCGTTGCAGAGACCCCCGGGATACCGCGACCCAGCGGCGGCGCCGCCGGGCGTACCGAGGCCGCCACCACGGCGGCAGCCGCTGCCACCGTCTTTCCGCCGCCCCGGAAAGCCGCTGCCTCGCCACCGCCGCCCCCGGCGCTCCTGCTGCTGCCGCATTTGCTGCTGGGCCTCCGCGGTGGCCCTCGTCGCGGCCGCCCTCTTCGCGGTCGCCACAGCGCTCGCCTACCTCTGGTTCCAGCCGCACCTCCCCTCCTTCCGCCTCGCGTACCTCAATGCCACCCAGCTCCGCGTTGCCGCAAGGCCCGACGGCACCTTCCTCGACGTGGCCACCCACGTCGGGATCCTCGCCACGAACCCCAATGGAAGGCTCGTCCTCGAGTACGGGGATGGGGAGGCGCGGATGGCGGTGGCGGACGACGACGGCGACGTTGCGGTGGGAACGGCGGCGATCGCTGGgtttgagcaggggaggaggaacCGGACGCTGGTGCGGTTCGCGGCGGCGGTGAAGGGGGTGGCGGTAGACGAGGTGTCCGGGGCGAGGATCCGGGCGGGGTTTCGAAGCAAGGAGGTACGATTCTTGGTGGAAGTGAGGACGAGGTTGGGAGTCAGAGTAGGCGGTAAGAACACGGGGAAGGTGCCGATCCGGGTGGGATGCGGCCCGGTGAGCTTAAAGCAAGGGGTGAGTGGTGGTACACTGCCGAAATGCCGGTTCTACTTTCTTAGATG GATTAATCTACGTTGA
- the LOC135624866 gene encoding uncharacterized protein LOC135624866, giving the protein MEGEAASRPPRPFMGVKARRGASFRRDVKGDYLDVPSDPFLSAILSKQGDETLLFADKVLKCTGTGKMKRCILMITGSAIYLVDPDADVLKRRIMLASIDKICLSKLSDNFFAVIVPSEYDCLMASTRKTEIVTVLVEASKIRSEYEIGVVFSNRFEYRAAADMVKEVRFAEVDGGIKTRIVKKYR; this is encoded by the exons ATGGAAGGGGAAGCCGCTTCTCGACCTCCGAGGCCGTTCATGGGGGTGAAGGCCCGCCGCGGAGCCTCCTTCCGCCGGGACGTCAAGGGTGATTACCTCGACGTCCCCTCCGACCCCTTCCTCTCCGCCATCTTGTCCAAGCAag GAGATGAGACACTTCTATTTGCTGACAAGGTCTTGAAGTGTACAGGCACTGGAAAGATGAAGCGGTGTATATTAATGATTACGGGTTCTGCTATCTATCTTGTTGATCCAGATGCTGATGTATTGAAACGACGAATTATGCTTGCATCTATCGATAAGATATGTTTGAGCAAGCTGAGTGATAACTTCTTTGCGGTCATTGTTCCAAGTGAATATGATTGTCTTATGGCCAGCACCAGGAAAACAGAAATTGTTACTGTCCTCGTTGAAGCTTCCAAAATCAGATCAGAATATGAGATTGGAGTGGTTTTCTCCAATAG GTTCGAGTATCGTGCTGCTGCTGACATGGTGAAGGAAGTTCGGTTTGCGGAAGTAGACG GGGGCATTAAAACAAGGATCGTGAAGAAATATCGTTGA
- the LOC135624867 gene encoding ubiquitin C-terminal hydrolase 13-like isoform X1, with translation MTMTTPPPLDQEEDELLVPRPEIAEGPQPMEVAQSETTSTAENHQVEEPSSSRFTWTIENFSRLNTKKLYSDMFIVGGYQWRVLIFPKGNNVDYLSMYLDVADSASLPYGWSRFAQFSLAVVNQIQSKYSIRKDTQHQFNSRESDWGFTSFMPLNEVYDPSRGFLVNDTIVVEADVAVRRVIDYWSYDSKKETGYVGLKNQGATCYMNSLLQTLYHIPYFRKAVYHMPTTENDMPSGSIPLALQSLFYKLQYSDGSVATKDLTKSFGWDTYDSFMQHDVQELNRVLCEKLEDKMKGTVVEGTIQQLFEGHHTNYIECINVDYKSSRKESFYDLQLDVKGCHDVYASFDKFVEVERLEGDNKYHAEQYGLQDAKKGVLFADFPPVLQLQLKRFEYDFMRDTMIKINDRYEFPVQLDLDRENGKYLSPDADRRVRNLYTIHSVLVHSGGVHGGHYYAFIRPNLSDQWYKFDDERVTKEDTKRAIEEQYGGEEELPQINPGFNNTPFKFTKYSNAYMLVYIRESDKDKIMCNVDEKDIAEHLRIRLKREQEEKEQKKKEKAEAHLYTIIKVAQDKDLMEQIGRDIYFDLVDHDKVRSFRIQKQLPFSIFKEEVAREFGIPVHFQRFWLWAKRQNHTYRPNRPLSPQEEAQSVGQLREISNKAQNAELKLLLEVELGPDLHPSPPPEKTKEDILLFFKLYDPEKEELRYLGRLFVKGLGKPADILTKLNEMAGFSPNEEIELFEEIKFEPNVMCERIDKRLPFRSSQLEDGDIICYQKSPSLGNNEPIRYPDVPSFLEYVRNRQVVHFRLLEKPKEDDFCLELSKLDTYDDVVEKVARQLSLNDPSKIRLTSHNCYSQQPKPQPIKYRGVDHLSDMLVHFTQTSDILYYEVLDIPLPELQGLKTLKVAFHHATKDEVAIHSIRLPKNSIVADVINDLKAKVELSHPNAELRLLEVFYHKIYKIFPPSEKIENINDQYWTLRAEEIPEEEKNLGPQDRLIHVYHFMKDPNQNQMQIQNFGEPFLLVIHEGETLAEVKVRIQKKLQIPDDDFSKWKFAFLSMGRPDYLQDSEIVSNRFQRRDVYGAWEQYLGLEHSDTAPKRAYTANQNRHTFDKPVRIYN, from the exons ATGACCATGACGACTCCACCGCCTCTCGAT CAGGAGGAGGACGAGTTGTTGGTCCCACGCCCGGAGATCGCGGAAGGGCCCCAGCCAATGGAAG TTGCTCAGAGTGAAACTACTAGTACTGCTGAGAACCATCAGGTAGAGGAACCTTCGTCCTCCAGGTTTACATGGACAATCGAGAATTTCTCTAGGTTGAATACCAAGAAGCTCTACTCTGATATGTTTATAGTCGGTGGCTACCAGTG GAGAGTGCTTATCTTTCCAAAAGGTAATAATGTTGATTATTTGTCGATGTACCTGGATGTTGCTGATTCAGCAAGCCTACCATATGGGTGGAGTAGGTTTGCACAGTTCAGTTTGGCTGTGGTCAATCAAATCCAAAGCAAGTATTCAATAAGGAAAG ACACCCAACACCAATTTAACTCACGTGAAAGTGATTGGGGTTTCACATCGTTTATGCCTCTAAACGAAGTATATGACCCAAGCAGAGGATTTCTAGTAAATGATACCATAGTAGTTGAAGCTGATGTTGCTGTCCGCAGAGTCATTGATTATTGGTCTTATGACTCAAAAAAGGAGACAGGTTATGTTGGACTCAAGAATCAGGGGGCTACTTGTTACATGAATTCCCTTCTCCAGACTTTGTATCATATTCCTTATTTCAGGAAG GCTGTGTACCATATGCCTACAACTGAGAATGATATGCCATCAGGAAGCATTCCATTGGCCCTGCAGAGTTTGTTTTATAAGCTCCAATACAGTGATGGCAGTGTTGCTACAAAAGATTTGACGAAATCTTTCGGCTGGGATACATATGATTCGTTTATGCAACATGATGTCCAAGAACTCAATAGGGTTCTTTGTGAGAAGTTGGAAGACAAGATGAAG GGAACTGTTGTTGAGGGCACTATACAACAGTTATTCGAAGGTCATCACACGAATTACATAGAGTGCATTAATGTTGATTACAAATCCAGCAGAAAGGAGTCTTTTTATG ATCTTCAGCTTGATGTCAAAGGTTGTCATGATGTTTATGCTTCTTTTGATAAGTTCGTTGAAGTTGAGCGTCTTGAAGGAGATAACAAATATCATGCAGAACAGTATGGTCTACAG GATGCCAAGAAGGGTGTTCTCTTTGCTGATTTCCCCCCTGTTTTGCAACTTCAACTCAAGCGTTTTGAATATGATTTCATGCGAGATACTATGATTAAG ATAAATGACCGTTATGAGTTTCCAGTGCAATTAGACCTTGATCGAGAAAATGGCAAATATCTTTCTCCTGATGCAGACAGAAGGGTCCGCAACCTATACACAATTCACAG TGTGCTTGTTCACAGTGGTGGAGTGCATGGTGGACACTACTATGCCTTTATCCGTCCAAATCTTTCTGACCAGTG GTATAAGTTTGATGATGAGCGTGTGACAAAAGAAGATACAAAGAGGGCAATTGAGGAACAGTATGGTGGTGAGGAGGAG TTACCACAGATAAATCCCGGTTTCAATAATACTCCATTCAAGTTTACAAAGTATTCAAATGCTTACATGCTTGTATATATTCGTGAAAGTGACAAGGATAAAATAATGTGTAATGTAGATGAGAAGGATATTGCTGAGCACCTTAGG ATAAGATTGAAGagagaacaagaagaaaaagaacaaaaaaagaaagagaaagctgAGGCTCACCTGTATACTATCATTAAG GTGGCCCAGGATAAGGACCTAATGGAACAGATAGGAAGGGATATTTATTTTGACCTGGTTGATCATGACAAAGTTCGCAGCTTTCGCATACAAAAGCAATTGCCTTTCAGTATTTTCAAG GAGGAGGTGGCGAGAGAATTTGGTATACCAGTACACTTCCAACGATTTTGGTTGTGGGCTAAACGACAGAATCATACATACCGTCCAAACAGGCCTTTAAGTCCTCAAGAAGAAGCACAATCT GTTGGGCAGTTGAGGGAGATATCTAATAAGGCACAGAATGCTGAACTTAAGCTACTCCTAGAAGTAGAGCTCGGACCG GACTTGCATCCTTCTCCCCCACCTGAAAAAACTAAGGAAGATATACTGCTTTTCTTCAAGCTTTATGACCCTGAAAAGGAGGAGCTTAG ATATCTTGGGAGGTTGTTTGTGAAGGGGCTTGGAAAGCCAGCAGATATACTTACTAAATTGAATGAGATGGCTGGTTTTTCACCAAATGAAGAAATTGAACTTTTCGAG GAAATAAAATTTGAGCCAAATGTGATGTGTGAACGCATTGACAAGAGACTTCCCTTTCGTTCCAGCCAG CTGGAGGATGGTGACATTATATGCTATCAGAAATCCCCTTCACTTGGCAATAATGAGCCAATCCGTTATCCTGATGTTCCATCTTTTTTGGAATATGTTCGTAATAGGCAG GTGGTTCATTTTCGATTGCTAGAGAAGCCAAAGGAAGATGATTTTTGCTTAGAGCT GTCAAAACTTGATACCTACGATGATGTTGTAGAAAAGGTGGCACGCCAACTTAGCCTAAATGATCCATCAAAAATCCGGCTTACATCACATAACTGCTACTCTCAGCAGCCTAAACCTCAACCCATCAAATATAGGGGTGTGGATCATTTATCTGATATGCTTGTCCATTTCACACAG ACATCtgatatattatattatgaaGTGCTGGATATACCATTGCCTGAATTGCAAGGTTTAAAAACtctaaaagttgcatttcatcatGCCACCAAGGATGAG GTTGCAATTCATAGCATTAGACTACCAAAGAATAGTATTGTCGCTGATGTGATCAATGACCTAAAGGCAAAG GTTGAGCTGTCCCACCCTAATGCTGAACTTCGATTACTAGAGGTCTTCTATCACAAGATTTACAAG ATATTCCCACCTAGTGAAAAAATAGAAAACATAAATGATCAGTATTGGACATTGCGTGCAGAGGAG ATTCCAGAGGAAGAGAAAAACCTTGGCCCTCAAGATCGCTTAATTCATGTATATCATTTCATGAAAGATCCAAATCAGAATCAGATG CAAATTCAGAACTTTGGGGAACCTTTTCTTCTGGTTATTCATGAAGGTGAAACTTTAGCTGAAGTGAAAGTACGTATCCAAAAAAAACTTCAGATTCCGGACGATGACTTCTCTAAG TGGAAGTTTGCATTCTTATCTATGGGTCGTCCAGATTACCTGCAAGATTCAGAAATTGTATCTAATCGATTTCAG AGAAGAGATGTTTATGGAGCTTGGGAGCAGTACCTTGGATTAGAACATTCGGACACTGCTCCAAAAAGGGCTTACACAGCAAATCAG AACCGTCATACTTTTGACAAACCAGTGAGAATCTATAACTAA
- the LOC135624867 gene encoding ubiquitin C-terminal hydrolase 13-like isoform X2 produces MPLNEVYDPSRGFLVNDTIVVEADVAVRRVIDYWSYDSKKETGYVGLKNQGATCYMNSLLQTLYHIPYFRKAVYHMPTTENDMPSGSIPLALQSLFYKLQYSDGSVATKDLTKSFGWDTYDSFMQHDVQELNRVLCEKLEDKMKGTVVEGTIQQLFEGHHTNYIECINVDYKSSRKESFYDLQLDVKGCHDVYASFDKFVEVERLEGDNKYHAEQYGLQDAKKGVLFADFPPVLQLQLKRFEYDFMRDTMIKINDRYEFPVQLDLDRENGKYLSPDADRRVRNLYTIHSVLVHSGGVHGGHYYAFIRPNLSDQWYKFDDERVTKEDTKRAIEEQYGGEEELPQINPGFNNTPFKFTKYSNAYMLVYIRESDKDKIMCNVDEKDIAEHLRIRLKREQEEKEQKKKEKAEAHLYTIIKVAQDKDLMEQIGRDIYFDLVDHDKVRSFRIQKQLPFSIFKEEVAREFGIPVHFQRFWLWAKRQNHTYRPNRPLSPQEEAQSVGQLREISNKAQNAELKLLLEVELGPDLHPSPPPEKTKEDILLFFKLYDPEKEELRYLGRLFVKGLGKPADILTKLNEMAGFSPNEEIELFEEIKFEPNVMCERIDKRLPFRSSQLEDGDIICYQKSPSLGNNEPIRYPDVPSFLEYVRNRQVVHFRLLEKPKEDDFCLELSKLDTYDDVVEKVARQLSLNDPSKIRLTSHNCYSQQPKPQPIKYRGVDHLSDMLVHFTQTSDILYYEVLDIPLPELQGLKTLKVAFHHATKDEVAIHSIRLPKNSIVADVINDLKAKVELSHPNAELRLLEVFYHKIYKIFPPSEKIENINDQYWTLRAEEIPEEEKNLGPQDRLIHVYHFMKDPNQNQMQIQNFGEPFLLVIHEGETLAEVKVRIQKKLQIPDDDFSKWKFAFLSMGRPDYLQDSEIVSNRFQRRDVYGAWEQYLGLEHSDTAPKRAYTANQNRHTFDKPVRIYN; encoded by the exons ATGCCTCTAAACGAAGTATATGACCCAAGCAGAGGATTTCTAGTAAATGATACCATAGTAGTTGAAGCTGATGTTGCTGTCCGCAGAGTCATTGATTATTGGTCTTATGACTCAAAAAAGGAGACAGGTTATGTTGGACTCAAGAATCAGGGGGCTACTTGTTACATGAATTCCCTTCTCCAGACTTTGTATCATATTCCTTATTTCAGGAAG GCTGTGTACCATATGCCTACAACTGAGAATGATATGCCATCAGGAAGCATTCCATTGGCCCTGCAGAGTTTGTTTTATAAGCTCCAATACAGTGATGGCAGTGTTGCTACAAAAGATTTGACGAAATCTTTCGGCTGGGATACATATGATTCGTTTATGCAACATGATGTCCAAGAACTCAATAGGGTTCTTTGTGAGAAGTTGGAAGACAAGATGAAG GGAACTGTTGTTGAGGGCACTATACAACAGTTATTCGAAGGTCATCACACGAATTACATAGAGTGCATTAATGTTGATTACAAATCCAGCAGAAAGGAGTCTTTTTATG ATCTTCAGCTTGATGTCAAAGGTTGTCATGATGTTTATGCTTCTTTTGATAAGTTCGTTGAAGTTGAGCGTCTTGAAGGAGATAACAAATATCATGCAGAACAGTATGGTCTACAG GATGCCAAGAAGGGTGTTCTCTTTGCTGATTTCCCCCCTGTTTTGCAACTTCAACTCAAGCGTTTTGAATATGATTTCATGCGAGATACTATGATTAAG ATAAATGACCGTTATGAGTTTCCAGTGCAATTAGACCTTGATCGAGAAAATGGCAAATATCTTTCTCCTGATGCAGACAGAAGGGTCCGCAACCTATACACAATTCACAG TGTGCTTGTTCACAGTGGTGGAGTGCATGGTGGACACTACTATGCCTTTATCCGTCCAAATCTTTCTGACCAGTG GTATAAGTTTGATGATGAGCGTGTGACAAAAGAAGATACAAAGAGGGCAATTGAGGAACAGTATGGTGGTGAGGAGGAG TTACCACAGATAAATCCCGGTTTCAATAATACTCCATTCAAGTTTACAAAGTATTCAAATGCTTACATGCTTGTATATATTCGTGAAAGTGACAAGGATAAAATAATGTGTAATGTAGATGAGAAGGATATTGCTGAGCACCTTAGG ATAAGATTGAAGagagaacaagaagaaaaagaacaaaaaaagaaagagaaagctgAGGCTCACCTGTATACTATCATTAAG GTGGCCCAGGATAAGGACCTAATGGAACAGATAGGAAGGGATATTTATTTTGACCTGGTTGATCATGACAAAGTTCGCAGCTTTCGCATACAAAAGCAATTGCCTTTCAGTATTTTCAAG GAGGAGGTGGCGAGAGAATTTGGTATACCAGTACACTTCCAACGATTTTGGTTGTGGGCTAAACGACAGAATCATACATACCGTCCAAACAGGCCTTTAAGTCCTCAAGAAGAAGCACAATCT GTTGGGCAGTTGAGGGAGATATCTAATAAGGCACAGAATGCTGAACTTAAGCTACTCCTAGAAGTAGAGCTCGGACCG GACTTGCATCCTTCTCCCCCACCTGAAAAAACTAAGGAAGATATACTGCTTTTCTTCAAGCTTTATGACCCTGAAAAGGAGGAGCTTAG ATATCTTGGGAGGTTGTTTGTGAAGGGGCTTGGAAAGCCAGCAGATATACTTACTAAATTGAATGAGATGGCTGGTTTTTCACCAAATGAAGAAATTGAACTTTTCGAG GAAATAAAATTTGAGCCAAATGTGATGTGTGAACGCATTGACAAGAGACTTCCCTTTCGTTCCAGCCAG CTGGAGGATGGTGACATTATATGCTATCAGAAATCCCCTTCACTTGGCAATAATGAGCCAATCCGTTATCCTGATGTTCCATCTTTTTTGGAATATGTTCGTAATAGGCAG GTGGTTCATTTTCGATTGCTAGAGAAGCCAAAGGAAGATGATTTTTGCTTAGAGCT GTCAAAACTTGATACCTACGATGATGTTGTAGAAAAGGTGGCACGCCAACTTAGCCTAAATGATCCATCAAAAATCCGGCTTACATCACATAACTGCTACTCTCAGCAGCCTAAACCTCAACCCATCAAATATAGGGGTGTGGATCATTTATCTGATATGCTTGTCCATTTCACACAG ACATCtgatatattatattatgaaGTGCTGGATATACCATTGCCTGAATTGCAAGGTTTAAAAACtctaaaagttgcatttcatcatGCCACCAAGGATGAG GTTGCAATTCATAGCATTAGACTACCAAAGAATAGTATTGTCGCTGATGTGATCAATGACCTAAAGGCAAAG GTTGAGCTGTCCCACCCTAATGCTGAACTTCGATTACTAGAGGTCTTCTATCACAAGATTTACAAG ATATTCCCACCTAGTGAAAAAATAGAAAACATAAATGATCAGTATTGGACATTGCGTGCAGAGGAG ATTCCAGAGGAAGAGAAAAACCTTGGCCCTCAAGATCGCTTAATTCATGTATATCATTTCATGAAAGATCCAAATCAGAATCAGATG CAAATTCAGAACTTTGGGGAACCTTTTCTTCTGGTTATTCATGAAGGTGAAACTTTAGCTGAAGTGAAAGTACGTATCCAAAAAAAACTTCAGATTCCGGACGATGACTTCTCTAAG TGGAAGTTTGCATTCTTATCTATGGGTCGTCCAGATTACCTGCAAGATTCAGAAATTGTATCTAATCGATTTCAG AGAAGAGATGTTTATGGAGCTTGGGAGCAGTACCTTGGATTAGAACATTCGGACACTGCTCCAAAAAGGGCTTACACAGCAAATCAG AACCGTCATACTTTTGACAAACCAGTGAGAATCTATAACTAA